The proteins below are encoded in one region of Lactuca sativa cultivar Salinas chromosome 3, Lsat_Salinas_v11, whole genome shotgun sequence:
- the LOC111877432 gene encoding uncharacterized protein LOC111877432, with protein MAEPHTPRNTITTKLPWEILFLQILPRLPVKALPNAMCVCKKWYLYLKSGAFASTYHHHVVSNDDHQNHHKYLVVSTTQRHMHSIDCETPKDGLMVARNLPFFLPFRGNMSILTSLHGLLCIGTIQPQNPGEYYDLILWNPLTGDYKMLSEPKKGCYHKECYKISEADFQQRASKWTSRGSYWEQPSHILLNEKLNFLKQVDRGGTFIFSYSVMRFDTKTEKFTEISIPSFGNQMTNCLGFMVLGGRIHFCVAILIEEENYMTNRRYYEIIELWRMDGDGYWTKVLTYGPMSFFLWGRSILHWMRNGNLLIRHLDSVYLLDMKKHTKEMIFTCQSMDSKIPPTGKYVETTVSPNQRHVYV; from the exons ATGGCGGAGCCCCACACTCCCCGTAATACCATCACCACGAAGCTTCCATGGGAGATACTATTTTTACAGATACTTCCAAGGCTGCCGGTCAAAGCTCTACCCAATGCAATGTGTGTTTGCAAGAAATGGTACTTGTACCTCAAATCGGGAGCTTTTGCCAGCACGTACCATCACCACGTGGTTAGCAACGATGATCATCAAAACCACCACAAATATCTGGTTGTATCTACCACCCAACGACATATGCATAGCATCGACTGTGAAACACCTAAAGATGGTTTGATGGTGGCCCGTAATTTACCATTTTTTTTACCATTTAGGGGAAACATGTCGATCTTAACATCTTTGCATGGACTATTATGCATAGGCACAATCCAGCCCCAAAATCCTGGAGAATATTATGATCTTATTTTATGGAATCCTTTGACAGGTGACTATAAGATGTTGTCTGAACCTAAAAAGGGTTGTTATCACAAAGAATGTTACAAGATCTCTGAAG CGGACTTCCAACAAAGGGCTTCCAAATGGACTTCGCGTGGAAGTTACTGGGAGCAGCCAAGTCATATTCTATTGAATGAAAAACTCAATTTCTTAAAACAAGTGGATAGAGGAGGAACCTTTATTTTCTCATATTCAGTTATGAGGTTTGACACGAAGACGGAAAAGTTCACAGAGATATCAATTCCCTCATTCGGTAACCAAATGACAAACTGTTTGGGTTTCATGGTTCTAGGAGGGCGCATCCACTTCTGTGTGGCCATTCTCATTGAGGAAGAAAATTATATGACAAATCGACGATATTATGAAATAATCGAGCTGTGGAGGATGGATGGAGATGGATATTGGACGAAGGTGTTAACTTATGGCCCGATGTCGTTTTTTCTTTGGGGTCGATCGATACTGCACTGGATGAGGAATGGAAATTTGCTCATACGACATCTAGACAGTGTTTACCTGTTAGATATGAAGAAGCATACCAAAGAAATGATCTTTACATGTCAAAGCATGGATTCCAAAATCCCTCCAACAGGGAAATACGTCGAAACTACCGTGTCACCCAATCAACGCCACGTATATGTATGA
- the LOC111890051 gene encoding uncharacterized protein LOC111890051 isoform X4 produces the protein MSQTVTTVSNLHYGCPGTAIQLRILRMRTPQVRTQETWFLAVDRNGDVVQILGQRKDQGYLQSVLIPSKCYTIEKYACGIPDRYQKWLDNEVYIAAGMASSITSIQDTHTIPACWFTFITKKQIANYVDRHADFIGVFSKLIRYTNIRGEDIAISLWKECTNIPSKFDAVGLENTVAPVVVAITSIKISTYDGSLRHGISSASHLYINPPIPETPLLTDSFRTFSDSSIFFDIPTPLGDILQRGHPELLNKSFTTKAVITAYVFSDCWYQVQCPNCKIPAFKQGKSWFCPSDGIINAPTITFKLSATLADENNSIVALLSDNAAQDLFGSTADKLIPDDDINCRGQLPAIATTVQGIAKKMKLRITNTSTDTNIRFMITDIEKSNPQETAYPTTPAPHHRSPSKDNEKDCSSVPQHSRANVRRSLPFESQDTSNTKRKSARKIE, from the exons ATGTCCCAAACAGTAACAACAGTTTCCAATCTACATTATGGATGTCCAGGAACAGCAATACAG CTTCGAATATTGCGAATGAGGACTCCACAAGTAAGGACTCAGGAAACATGGTTCTTAGCTGTTGATAGAAAT GGTGATGTTGTTCAAATTTTGGGTCAGCGAAAAGACCAAGGATATTTACAATCTGTCCTAATTCCCAGTAAATGTTATACGATTGAAAAATATGCATGCGGAATTCCAGACCGATATCAGAAATGGCTGGATAATGAGGTCTACATAGCTGCTGGAATGGCATCATCAATTACATCTATCCAAGACACACATACAATTCCTGCATGCTGGTTTACTTTCATAACTAAAAAACAAATCGCAAATTACGTGGATCGACATGCAG ATTTTATTGGTGTCTTCAGCAAACTTATTAGGT ATACCAACATTAGAGGCGAGGATATTGCAATAAGCTTATGGAAAGAATGCACGAACATACCTTCAAAGTTTGATGCTGTTGGTTTGGAAAATACTGTTGCTCCCGTTGTTGTTGCGATAACTAGTATAAAGATTTCAACCTATGAtg GTTCCCTAAGACATGGAATAAGCAGTGCAAGTCACCTATACATCAATCCACCAATTCCAGAAACACCGCTTCTAACGGACAG TTTTCGTACGTTTAGTGACTCCTCTATATTTTTCGACATCCCAACACCATTAGGAGACATATTACAAAGAGGTCATCCTGAACTCCtg AACAAAAGTTTCACTACAAAAGCTGTCATAACTGCGTATGTATTTTCTGATTGTTGGTACCAAGTTCAATGTCCAAATTGCAAGATCCCAGCTTTTAAACAGGGGAAAAGTTGGTTCTGTCCTTCAGATGGTATAATCAATGCACCAACTATAAC GTTCAAGCTTAGTGCAACACTTGCAGACGAAAATAATTCTATAGTTGCTTTGCTCTCCGATAACGCAGCACAAGACTTATTCGGTTCTACAGCTGATAAACTTATACCAGACGATGACATAAACTGTAGAGGACAACTACCTGCAATTGCCACTACTGTACAAGGAATAGCCAAAAAAATGAAACTTCGTATCACAAACACATCGACAGATACGAACATTCGCTTTATGATTACAGATATCGAAAAAAGTAACCCACAGGAAACAGCATACCCAACAACACCAGCACCACATCATCGATCTCCATCAAAAGACAACGAGAAAGACTGTTCTTCAGTTCCTCAACACAGTAGAGCAAACGTCAGAAGGTCATTACCATTTGAAAGCCAAG ACACATCAAATACAAAGCGTAAAAGTGCACGCAAGATAGAATGA
- the LOC111890051 gene encoding uncharacterized protein LOC111890051 isoform X5, producing the protein MRTPQVRTQETWFLAVDRNGDVVQILGQRKDQGYLQSVLIPSKCYTIEKYACGIPDRYQKWLDNEVYIAAGMASSITSIQDTHTIPACWFTFITKKQIANYVDRHADFIGVFSKLIRCTKKNKEPYLLLILKNELGEDIAISLWKECTNIPSKFDAVGLENTVAPVVVAITSIKISTYDGSLRHGISSASHLYINPPIPETPLLTDSFRTFSDSSIFFDIPTPLGDILQRGHPELLNKSFTTKAVITAYVFSDCWYQVQCPNCKIPAFKQGKSWFCPSDGIINAPTITFKLSATLADENNSIVALLSDNAAQDLFGSTADKLIPDDDINCRGQLPAIATTVQGIAKKMKLRITNTSTDTNIRFMITDIEKSNPQETAYPTTPAPHHRSPSKDNEKDCSSVPQHSRANVRRSLPFESQDTSNTKRKSARKIE; encoded by the exons ATGAGGACTCCACAAGTAAGGACTCAGGAAACATGGTTCTTAGCTGTTGATAGAAAT GGTGATGTTGTTCAAATTTTGGGTCAGCGAAAAGACCAAGGATATTTACAATCTGTCCTAATTCCCAGTAAATGTTATACGATTGAAAAATATGCATGCGGAATTCCAGACCGATATCAGAAATGGCTGGATAATGAGGTCTACATAGCTGCTGGAATGGCATCATCAATTACATCTATCCAAGACACACATACAATTCCTGCATGCTGGTTTACTTTCATAACTAAAAAACAAATCGCAAATTACGTGGATCGACATGCAG ATTTTATTGGTGTCTTCAGCAAACTTATTAGGTGTACGAAGAAAAACAAAGAACCATATCTATTACTAATATTAAAGAATGAATT AGGCGAGGATATTGCAATAAGCTTATGGAAAGAATGCACGAACATACCTTCAAAGTTTGATGCTGTTGGTTTGGAAAATACTGTTGCTCCCGTTGTTGTTGCGATAACTAGTATAAAGATTTCAACCTATGAtg GTTCCCTAAGACATGGAATAAGCAGTGCAAGTCACCTATACATCAATCCACCAATTCCAGAAACACCGCTTCTAACGGACAG TTTTCGTACGTTTAGTGACTCCTCTATATTTTTCGACATCCCAACACCATTAGGAGACATATTACAAAGAGGTCATCCTGAACTCCtg AACAAAAGTTTCACTACAAAAGCTGTCATAACTGCGTATGTATTTTCTGATTGTTGGTACCAAGTTCAATGTCCAAATTGCAAGATCCCAGCTTTTAAACAGGGGAAAAGTTGGTTCTGTCCTTCAGATGGTATAATCAATGCACCAACTATAAC GTTCAAGCTTAGTGCAACACTTGCAGACGAAAATAATTCTATAGTTGCTTTGCTCTCCGATAACGCAGCACAAGACTTATTCGGTTCTACAGCTGATAAACTTATACCAGACGATGACATAAACTGTAGAGGACAACTACCTGCAATTGCCACTACTGTACAAGGAATAGCCAAAAAAATGAAACTTCGTATCACAAACACATCGACAGATACGAACATTCGCTTTATGATTACAGATATCGAAAAAAGTAACCCACAGGAAACAGCATACCCAACAACACCAGCACCACATCATCGATCTCCATCAAAAGACAACGAGAAAGACTGTTCTTCAGTTCCTCAACACAGTAGAGCAAACGTCAGAAGGTCATTACCATTTGAAAGCCAAG ACACATCAAATACAAAGCGTAAAAGTGCACGCAAGATAGAATGA
- the LOC111890051 gene encoding uncharacterized protein LOC111890051 isoform X3 has translation MSQTVTTVSNLHYGCPGTAIQLRILRMRTPQVRTQETWFLAVDRNGDVVQILGQRKDQGYLQSVLIPSKCYTIEKYACGIPDRYQKWLDNEVYIAAGMASSITSIQDTHTIPACWFTFITKKQIANYVDRHADFIGVFSKLIRCTKKNKEPYLLLILKNELGEDIAISLWKECTNIPSKFDAVGLENTVAPVVVAITSIKISTYDGSLRHGISSASHLYINPPIPETPLLTDSFRTFSDSSIFFDIPTPLGDILQRGHPELLNKSFTTKAVITAYVFSDCWYQVQCPNCKIPAFKQGKSWFCPSDGIINAPTITFKLSATLADENNSIVALLSDNAAQDLFGSTADKLIPDDDINCRGQLPAIATTVQGIAKKMKLRITNTSTDTNIRFMITDIEKSNPQETAYPTTPAPHHRSPSKDNEKDCSSVPQHSRANVRRSLPFESQDTSNTKRKSARKIE, from the exons ATGTCCCAAACAGTAACAACAGTTTCCAATCTACATTATGGATGTCCAGGAACAGCAATACAG CTTCGAATATTGCGAATGAGGACTCCACAAGTAAGGACTCAGGAAACATGGTTCTTAGCTGTTGATAGAAAT GGTGATGTTGTTCAAATTTTGGGTCAGCGAAAAGACCAAGGATATTTACAATCTGTCCTAATTCCCAGTAAATGTTATACGATTGAAAAATATGCATGCGGAATTCCAGACCGATATCAGAAATGGCTGGATAATGAGGTCTACATAGCTGCTGGAATGGCATCATCAATTACATCTATCCAAGACACACATACAATTCCTGCATGCTGGTTTACTTTCATAACTAAAAAACAAATCGCAAATTACGTGGATCGACATGCAG ATTTTATTGGTGTCTTCAGCAAACTTATTAGGTGTACGAAGAAAAACAAAGAACCATATCTATTACTAATATTAAAGAATGAATT AGGCGAGGATATTGCAATAAGCTTATGGAAAGAATGCACGAACATACCTTCAAAGTTTGATGCTGTTGGTTTGGAAAATACTGTTGCTCCCGTTGTTGTTGCGATAACTAGTATAAAGATTTCAACCTATGAtg GTTCCCTAAGACATGGAATAAGCAGTGCAAGTCACCTATACATCAATCCACCAATTCCAGAAACACCGCTTCTAACGGACAG TTTTCGTACGTTTAGTGACTCCTCTATATTTTTCGACATCCCAACACCATTAGGAGACATATTACAAAGAGGTCATCCTGAACTCCtg AACAAAAGTTTCACTACAAAAGCTGTCATAACTGCGTATGTATTTTCTGATTGTTGGTACCAAGTTCAATGTCCAAATTGCAAGATCCCAGCTTTTAAACAGGGGAAAAGTTGGTTCTGTCCTTCAGATGGTATAATCAATGCACCAACTATAAC GTTCAAGCTTAGTGCAACACTTGCAGACGAAAATAATTCTATAGTTGCTTTGCTCTCCGATAACGCAGCACAAGACTTATTCGGTTCTACAGCTGATAAACTTATACCAGACGATGACATAAACTGTAGAGGACAACTACCTGCAATTGCCACTACTGTACAAGGAATAGCCAAAAAAATGAAACTTCGTATCACAAACACATCGACAGATACGAACATTCGCTTTATGATTACAGATATCGAAAAAAGTAACCCACAGGAAACAGCATACCCAACAACACCAGCACCACATCATCGATCTCCATCAAAAGACAACGAGAAAGACTGTTCTTCAGTTCCTCAACACAGTAGAGCAAACGTCAGAAGGTCATTACCATTTGAAAGCCAAG ACACATCAAATACAAAGCGTAAAAGTGCACGCAAGATAGAATGA
- the LOC111890051 gene encoding uncharacterized protein LOC111890051 isoform X1 gives MIVETLMGVFNIHNEYVRTFKTAKDLAVENSLVDYAVCLFNNVPDRLYGPPAHGTLGCTVVGEDAIGSTYDIVIHSRSGVPRRISKLHPSYMALQYPVLFPYGETGWSPRLKLHDERSSKVRNLTINMYYSYQIHARNGVWSLLLNSCRLFQQYLVDTYACIELSRLDFCEHNQSQLRSAYVSGIYDALSRGDTESRSVGKRVFLPPSFVGGPRYMYSHYQDALSICREYGNPQYFITFTCNVGWPEITRYMNSHHQTDVGSRADIISRVFHMKVTAFIAYLKSDKTFGPVSAYLYTIEFQKRGLSHCHILIWVEDSHKIKDPSKVDDYITAELPDPVSEPLLYEIVTRCMVHGPCGLLNSKAPCMKDGNCKKKFPKSFVSTTFFDRDGYAHYKRNSSSLHMLQSGIQIDNRYIVPYNKRLSIRFNAHINVEYCGWNMMIKYLFKYVSKGMERVRFVVQKDTQCADTSVYGQCIVVDEIKNYIDGRFLCPHDAAWRILDFPIHERDPPVIILPVHLPNMQSVFFKENTQIKEVVENPTFGSSLLLGWFEKNRWDSTGRELTYASYPTKYWWDDREKCWKRRRRSNSRALGRLIFVHPTGGELFFLRMLLSHQKGCKSYEELRTVSDVMYDDFRSACNALGLIGDDKEWMDAFVQASEWATSSQLRSLFCYLLLLCDVNDPMCLWDIGWRKMSDDLVYRMRSSNPTIELNIDDSHI, from the exons ATGATTGTTGAAACTCTTATGGGTGTTTTCAATATTCATAATGAGTATGTAAGGACTTTTAAGACTGCGAAAGACCTTGCTGTTGAAAACAGTTTGGTTGACTATGCGGTTTGTTTGTTTAATAATGTCCCTGACcgtttatatggacctccagctcATGGTACTTTGGGTTGTACTGTTGTTGGTGAAGACGCAATAGGCAGTACATACGACATAGTTATACATTCCAGGAGTGGTGTTCCACGCAGGATTAGCAAACTTCATCCTAGCTATATGGCTTTGCAGTATCCTGTCCTTTTTCCGTATGGTGAAACAGGTTGGTCTCCGCGTTTAAAACTTCATGATGAGAGAAGCAGTAAGGTTAGAAATCTTACTATCAATATGTATTATAGTTATCAGATACATGCAAGGAATGGTGTATGGTCTCTTTTGTTAAATTCTTGTAGACTGTTTCAACAGTATCTGGTGGATACATATGCATGCATTGAATTGTCAAGGCTTGATTTCTGTGAACACAATCAGAGCCAACTCAGATCAGCGTATGTTAGTGGCATTTATGATGCACTTTCACGTGGTGATACTGAAAGTCGTTCTGTTGGTAAGCGTGTTTTTTTGCCTCCATCTTTTGTTGGTGGTCCAAGATACATGTACAGTCACTATCAGGATGCTCTTTCTATCTGCCGGGAATACGGGAATCCACAGTACTTTATAACTTTTACGTGCAATGTTGGATGGCCAGAAATCACACGTTATATGAATTCCCATCATCAAACTGATGTTGGTAGTAGAGCTGATATAATTTCACGGGTATTTCATATGAAAGTCACTGCATTCATTGCATATCTGAAATCTGATAAGACTTTTGGCCCTGTTTCAGCAT atCTGTATACCATTGAATTTCAAAAGAGAGGGTTGTCTCATTGTCATATACTTATATGGGTTGAAGACTCACATAAGATAAAAGATCCTTCAAAAGTTGATGATTACATTACTGCCGAGTTGCCTGATCCTGTTTCAGAGCCACTGTTATATGAAATTGTTACCAGGTGTATGGTCCACGGACCATGTGGTTTGCTGAATTCTAAGGCGCCCTGTATGAAGGATGGAAACTGCAAGAAAAAATTTCCTAAGTCGTTTGTCTCTACTACGTTTTTTGATAGGGACGGCTACGCTCATTATAAAAGAAATTCAAGTTCACTTCATATGTTGCAGAGTGGTATACAGATAGATAACAGATACATAGTTCCGTATAATAAGAGGTTGTCCATTCGTTTCAACGCACATATTAATGTTGAGTATTGCGGGTGGAATATGATGATTAAGTACCTGTTCAAGTATGTATCAAAGGGAATGGAACGGGTCAGATTTGTTGTTCAGAAAGATACTCAATGTGCTGATACGTCTGTCTATGGACAATGTATAGTTGTTGACGAGATAAAAAATTATATTGATGGGCGTTTTCTCTGTCCCCATGACGCTGCATGGCGGATACTTGATTTTCCTATTCATGAGCGTGATCCCCCTGTTATTATTCTTCCTGTCCATTTGCCGAATATGCAGTCGGTATTCTTTAAAGAAAATACTCAAATCAAAGAGGTAGTCGAAAATCCCACCTTTGGTAGTAGTTTGCTGTTAGGTTGGTTTGAAAAGAATAGATGGGATTCAACCGGTCGCGAACTTACATACGCCTCTTACCCCACGAAATATTGGTGGGATGACAGGGAAAAATGTTGGAAAAGAAGAAGGCGTTCAAACTCCCGTGCACTTGGTAGACTTATATTTGTCCACCCAACTGGTGGAGAGTTGTTTTTCTTGAGGATGTTGCTGTCCCACCAAAAAGGTTGTAAGTCATATGAAGAGCTTCGCACTGTGTCAGATGTAATGTACGATGATTTCCGTAGTGCATGCAATGCATTAGGGTTGATTGGAGATGACAAAGAATGGATGGATGCTTTTGTGCAAGCTTCTGAGTGGGCGACTTCATCTCAGTTGCGGTCTCTTTTCTGTTATCTTCTGCTTTTATGTGATGTTAATGATCCCATGTGTTTGTGGGACATTGGATGGAGAAAAATGAGTGATGACTTAGTTTATAGGATGCGGTCATCAAATCCTACTATTGAGTTGAATATAGATGATAGTCATATATAG
- the LOC111890051 gene encoding uncharacterized protein LOC111890051 isoform X2, translated as MLPLLNNAQLQVYNDIRSAEETQQQVLIFVYGHGGTGKTFLWNTLLAYFRSRGKIALAVAASGIASLLLPSGRTAHSRFNIPIDFSEKTACNIRKHTMLAELLKQTSIIIWDEAPMSDRRCFECLDRSLKDILDCEAKTFGGMSMLLGGDFRQTLPVSPKSTPSEIVSLTLPNSYLWPYFKLCKLSANMRLKDSSMSSKIELNASDFATWLVQVGDGRIGNMDTVDRINTKWIEIPKSLLIPPSENGLDSLINFVYGDIFQTNVSTSMLSGRAIVCPKNETIQHINDIVMRKIPGVSKIYESADSIEFNGKQTTEVNTFYPLEYLNGLTFPSIPAHSLLLKINTPIMLIRNINQKEGLCNGTRLMVSQLLSNVIEASIITGTSIGKKVFLPRIRFIHKAPDIPFTFIRKQFPVNVCYGMTINKSQGQSLTRIGIYLPEPVFTHGQLYVALSRATSPEAVKILMHSDDKTTNNITKNVVFKDFLQKINNSE; from the exons ATGTTGCCACTACTGAATAATGCACAACTGCAGGTGTACAATGACATTCGCTCTGCAGAGGAAACACAACAGCAAGTGCTTATATTTGTTTATGGTCATGGAGGAACCGGCAAAACTTTCTTGTGGAATACATTGCTTGCTTATTTCCGTTCAAGAGGAAAAATAGCACTAGCTGTTGCTGCCTCAGGAATTGCTTCTTTGCTTCTTCCATCAGGAAGGACAGCTCATTCCAGGTTTAATATTCCAATAGACTTTTCAGAAAAAACCGCATGCAATATAAGAAAACACACAATGCTTGCTGAGTTGCTAAAGCAAACTTCTATTATCATATGGGATGAGGCGCCAATGAGTGACAGACGTTGTTTTGAATGTCTAGATCGTTCTTTAAAAGATATACTTGACTGTGAAGCAAAAACTTTTGGTGGTATGTCTATGTTGTTAGGAGGAGACTTCCGACAGACATTGCCAGTGTCCCCCAAATCTACACCGTCTGAGATAGTTTCTCTGACTCTACCCAATTCCTATCTATGGCCCTATTTCAAATTATGTAAACTAAGTGCCAACATGAGACTTAAGGATTCATCTATGTCATCGAAAATAGAGTTAAATGCATCAGATTTTGCGACATGGCTGGTTCAGGTTGGAGATGGTAGGATTGGTAATATGGATACTGTTGATAGGATAAATACTAAATGGATTGAAATCCCTAAGTCACTCCTTATACCTCCATCGGAAAACGGGTTAGATTCCCTTATAAATTTTGTTTATGGAGATATCTTTCAAACCAATGTCTCAACAAGCATGTTATCTGGCAGGGCAATAGTTTGTCCCAAAAACGAAACAATACAACACATAAATGATATTGTTATGCGTAAAATTCCTGGGGTTTCAAAGATTTACGAGAGTGCTGACAGCATTGAATTTAACGGGAAGCAGACTACAGAGGTTAATACATTTTATCCATTGGAATATCTTAATGGACTTACATTTCCAAGCATACCTGCACATTcacttttattaaaaattaacACACCTATAATGCTAATTCGAAATATAAATCAGAAAGAAGGTTTGTGTAATGGTACACGATTAATGGTCTCACAGTTGTTATCAAATGTGATTGAGGCATCAATTATTACTGGAACCAGCATTGGGAAGAAGGTTTTTCTGCCTCGTATTAGATTTATTCATAAAGCTCCTGATATACCTTTTACATTCATAAGAAAGCAATTTCCTGTTAATGTTTGTTATGGTATGACTATTAACAAAAGTCAAGGTCAGTCTTTAACGAGAATTGGAATATATTTGCCGGAACCTGTTTTCACACACGGCCAGCTTTATGTTGCATTGTCACGTGCCACATCTCCAGAAGCAGTTAAAATACTTATGCATTCTGATGATAAAACGACAAACAACATTACaaaaaatgttgttttcaaagacttcttacaaaaaataaataactcAGAG TAA